In Strigops habroptila isolate Jane chromosome 6, bStrHab1.2.pri, whole genome shotgun sequence, a single genomic region encodes these proteins:
- the MSGN1 gene encoding mesogenin-1: protein MDKLHETLINMEDALGSEHSVCLSSWDWKSTTGSFELHPISSPHSLSPTPSFESYSSSPCTTAVETPYSSSSGSLVGYSLVDFPAAYLPSPGQARLPKGTKVRMSAQRRRKASEREKLRMRTLADALHTLRNYLPPVYSQRGQPLTKIQTLKYTIKYISELTELLNSAKRM from the coding sequence ATGGACAAATTGCATGAGACGTTGATAAACATGGAAGACGCTTTGGGTTCGGAACACTCTGTCTGCTTATCATCCTGGGACTGGAAAAGCACCACTGGGTCTTTTGAGCTGCACCCCATCTCATCTCCGCACAGCTTATCCCCAACACCCTCTTTTGAATCCTACTCCTCGTCCCCTTGCACGACAGCAGTGGAGACCccctacagcagcagcagtggcagcctGGTGGGCTACAGCCTGGTGGACTTCCCCGCTGCCTACCTGCCCAGCCCCGGGCAGGCTCGGCTGCCCAAGGGCACCAAGGTGCGGATGTCCGCCCAGCGCAGGAGGAAGGCCAGTGAGAGGGAGAAGCTGCGGATGAGGACCCTGGCCGATGCGCTCCACACACTGCGCAACTACCTGCCCCCCGTCTACAGCCAGAGGGGACAGCCCCTCACCAAGATACAAACCCTGAAATACACCATCAAGTACATCAGTGAACTGACGGAGCTCCTCAACAGCGCCAAGCGGATGTAG
- the LOC115610107 gene encoding uncharacterized protein LOC115610107 encodes MSSECLGNLLRITLSAEYFEDKYLSFSVVDQYGIAWELDEDMASQCGYTVTYSNWSKIEFRASALSCHSRLEEDMFIITVEIRASHAADMKNATTHLKSASCSYSPWSPRELVCESNYMEVSVRREVPQTVKDFIQDEPEDWNLAFPEAKAGGDSIWQIVFHQPEEKTALLVSDAWRAGYGVNTTDTRVVLRIPYSAAQIQLIKDHGITFSAMRSSTLYKQQWMILMVDTAVACPLDGVNYTNKTIIWTVPKYIQPVSVGGTSFKDVLVEAGVDLHKLSAKEMASRKYVLLNDLNAITMRIPIGAEGGYYKTSVSSGQHGTKYAINLFLEHQWEDNKWGLTKYIIIKEIETPFEQVELAITNNSNLSLGLMNVTVGTFLPDVKLVNLTIEGATVAIPEAVQHGYLTYEIRYVNGSKAYIIQVPLDAPSIRKEYMGADRRAYTLNVTLAFIIHPTRETFTVPVITVSAVKDAVLPSARGFCDGRNLHLIITHGNVDQNWLPFISDRRLTPESVKKYNYSLRDNGTHLAISVPFLSSHVNYEDFHASGIKASLHLTLKDGITLANRREFSVSCSFSPSQLIQCLPNGTVVITAVKMVGDTDLDTSLFVLRDRRCKPSLVTEKTATFKINVNTCGTSRKFNSTTMTYENDVLYFRPGNDTLVYRLKFVCWYAIKQAVNVQYESKKNPPPSIKPGFGYLALSLKLFKEKFYTEPYQELEYPVVKYLREALYFEVELLQPKDVRLELNLDDCWATNSQSQDSLPQWPILINGCENSEDSYKTVFHKVNYSLRVKLPHHLKRFEVGMFTFMQGTTLLQEQLYFHCSVVICSTMQQPSGSLCPRRCSPGKHRLGEDTSDRDSARTIYFYEAAVRWPKHA; translated from the exons ATGAGTTCGGAGTGCTTGGGGAACCTTTTGCGTATAACACTGAGTGCAGAGTACTTTGAGGACAAATACTTATCTTTCTCTGTTGTTG ATCAATATGGCATAGCCTGGGAGCTAGATGAGGACATGGCATCACAGTGTGGCTATACAGTAACTTACAGCAACTGGAGTAAGATCGAGTTTCGTGCTTCTGCACTGAGCTGCCATTCTCGCTTAGAG GAAGATATGTTCATAATAACTGTAGAAATTAGAGCATCTCATGCTGCTGATATGAAAAATGCCACAACTCATCTGAAAAGTGCAAGTTGTTCTTATAGTCCATGGAGTCCAAGAGAGTTAGTATGTGAAAGTAACTACATGGAG GTTTCTGTCAGGAGGGAGGTTCCACAGACTGTAAAGGACTTCATTCAAGATGAACCTGAGGACTGGAATCTTGCCTTTCCAGAA GCAAAAGCAGGAGGAGACTCAATATGGCAAATAGTTTTTCATcagccagaagaaaaaacagctcTGCTTGTGAGTGATGCTTGGCGTGCAGGTTATGGAGTCAACACCACAGACACCAGGGTTGTGCTACGAATACCATATAGTGCAGCACAAATTCAGCTGATCAAG GATCATGGAATTACCTTCTCTGCAATGAGATCAAGTACACTTTACAAACAGCAATGGATGATCCTGATGGTGGATACTGCTGTGGCATGTCCTCTAG ATGGTGTGAACTACACTAACAAAACAATCATCTGGACTGTTCCAAAATACATTCAACCAGTCTCTGTTGGAGGAACTAGCTTTAAGGATGTGCTTGTTGAAGCTGGTGTGGATCTGCACAAACTCTCTGCCAAAGAAATGGCTTCCAGGAAATACGTGTTATTGAACGACCTAAATGCAATTACAATGAGGATACCAATAGGTGCAGAAGGTGGCTATTACAAG ACTTCTGTGAGCAGTGGACAGCATGGGACAAAATACGCTATCAACCTGTTCTTGGAACATCAGTGGGAAGATAACAAATGGGGACTAACTAAATATATTATCATCAAGGAAATAGAAACGCCATTTGAACAAGTGGAACTTGCTATAACCAACA ATTCAAATCTGAGCTTGGGGCTAATGAATGTTACAGTGGGAACATTCCTCCCAGATGTGAAGCTTGTGAACTTAACCATTGAGGGGGCAACTGTTGCAATACCTGAAGCTGTTCAGCATGGATATCTAACCTATGAGATCAGATATGTTAATGGAAGCAAAGCCTACATAATACAAGTCCCACTTGATGCACCAAGCATTAGGAAAGAG TACATGGGAGCGGACAGGAGAGCATACACCCTGAATGTTACACTTGCATTCATAATCCATCCAACAAGAGAGACCTTCACTGTGCCAGTCATAACAGTGTCAGCTGTTAAAGATGCAG TACTGCCCAGTGCGAGAGGATTTTGTGATGGGAGGAACCTTCATCTCATTATCACTCATGGGAATGTGGACCAAAACTGGCTCCCCTTTATCTCAGACAGGCGCCTGACCCCAGAGTCTGTGAAGAAGTACAACTACAGCCTGAGGGACAATGGCACCCACTTGGCAATCTCtgtccctttcctttcttcccatgtGAACTATGAG GATTTTCATGCCTCTGGAATAAAGGCTTCACTCCACCTAACCTTGAAGGATGGCATCACCTTGGCTAATAGGAGGGAATTCTCagtttcctgcagcttttcacCTTCCCAGCTAATAC agtGCCTGCCCAATGGTACCGTGGTTATTACTGCAGTAAAAATGGTGGGAGATACAGACCTGGACACCAGCCTGTTTGTCTTGAGGGACAGACGGTGCAAACCCAGTCTAGTGACAGAGAAGACTGCAACCTTCAAGATCAATGTGAACACTTGTGGAACAAGTAGAAAG TTCAATAGCACAACTATGACATATGAAAACGATGTACTCTATTTCAGACCTGGCAATGATACACTAGTATATCG GCTGAAATTTGTATGCTGGTACGCAATCAAGCAAGCTGTTAATGTCCAGTATGAATCTAAGAAGAACCCACCACCCAGTATTAAGCCAGGGTTTGGCTATCTTGCTCTTTCATTGAAGCTTTTCAAAG AGAAATTCTATACAGAGCCCTACCAGGAACTGGAATATCCTGTGGTAAAATACCTGAGGGAGGCACTGTATTTTGAAGTTGAACTGCTCCAGCCTAAAGATGTGAGACTAGAACTAAACCTGGATGACTGTTGGGCTACAAACTCCCAAAGTCAGGACAGTCTTCCACAGTGGCCTATCCTTATAAATGG GTGTGAAAACAGTGAAGATTCCTACAAAACTGTCTTCCACAAAGTTAATTATAGCCTCAGAGTAAAACTTCCTCATCACCTGAAGAGATTTGAAGTGGGGATGTTCACCTTTATGCAAGGCACAACTCTCTTACAAGAGCAG CTGTATTTCCACTGCAGTGTGGTGATCTGCAGCACTATGCAGCAGCCTTCAGGCTCGCTTTGTCCAAGGAGATGCAGTCCTGGGAAACACAGACTTG gtGAAGACACTTCTGACAGAGACTCAGCAAGAACTATTTACTTTTATGAAGCTGCAGTTAGGTGGCCTAAGCATGCATAG